In a single window of the Acipenser ruthenus chromosome 20, fAciRut3.2 maternal haplotype, whole genome shotgun sequence genome:
- the LOC117425284 gene encoding gamma-aminobutyric acid receptor-associated protein-like 1 has translation MKFLYKEDHPFEYRKREGEKIRKKYPDRVPVIVEKAPKARVPNLDKRKYLVPSELTVGQFYFLIRKRIHLRPEDALFFFINNTIPPTSATMGLLYQENHEEDFFLYVAYSDESVYGL, from the exons ATGAAGTTTCTGTACAAAGAAGACCATCCATTTGAATACAGGAAACGGGAAGGCGAAAAAATTCGAAAGAAATATCCAGACAGAGTGcca GTGATTGTGGAAAAAGCACCAAAAGCCAGGGTTCCGAATCTAGATAAAAGAAAGTACCTTGTGCCATCGGAGCTCACAG TGGGTCAGTTCTATTTCCTCATTCGGAAGAGGATTCACCTGCGTCCTGAAGATGCTCTCTTCTTCTTCATCAACAACACCATCCCCCCGACCAGTGCAACCATGGGCCTTCTGTACCAG GAAAATCATGAAGAAGATTTTTTCCTCTATGTTGCGTACAGTGATGAGAGTGTGTATGGcctgtga
- the LOC117425285 gene encoding gamma-aminobutyric acid receptor-associated protein-like: MNWQYKRSLPFEVRRAEGEKIRAKYPDKIPIIVEKAPKSRVAELDKKKYLVPSDLTVGQFCFLIRKRIELRAEEALFFFVNNVLPPSSATMGQVYEEHHEEDFFLYLAYSNESVYG; encoded by the exons ATGAACTGGCAGTACAAGCGCAGCCTGCCTTTCGAGGTGCGGAGAGCAGAGGGGGAGAAAATACGAGCTAAGTACCCGGACAAAATCCca ATCATAGTGGAAAAGGCACCAAAATCCCGTGTTGCAGAATTGGACAAAAAGAAATACTTAGTGCCATCCGATTTAACAG TGGGTCAGTTCTGTTTCCTGATTCGGAAGAGGATAGAGCTGCGAGCTGAAGAGGCTCTCTTCTTCTTTGTCAATAACGTGCTGCCTCCCTCCAGCGCTACCATGGGACAAGTGTACGAG gAACACCACGAGGAAGACTTCTTCCTGTACCTCGCCTACAGCAACGAGAGCGTGTATGGatag
- the LOC117425201 gene encoding tyrosine-protein kinase STYK1-like, giving the protein MKMVWILLALFVSKGSSVDQKQEQEVKYVSSDDECKPGDTLCEVRVYEVEVIVIPVLLVAGFIFIFLFILVMRFCPPTCQRPLGDKKKSAFPGITAPISHPPRENEYIALSAQPPEIPRELIPRVLEPLPAQLPLLYPGFSQEGANVTLQRGLFATPSQPTGSRAVIVRALNESASPAEVLEFLGRARFEVELGKHPHLVETLGVCSQGTPLLIITEELRHRDLLGFLWRCRRDVLRMDQGVPCDLTEKGVFRIARDVASGLEYLHGKRYLHGDVAARSVLIGEGLTAKLGGLGTAYRTHSNGVVPAGEGVWFRKWHAPERLARRPTTPSSDVWSFGIMLYEMVTLGDAPFPEIPPEELLQQLQRGYTLKRPPNCKTALYNIMKACCQWKASDRPSLAELSRRLQSGEKHGDDRTVLRVPEPINMIQYLREAGFPLPSDYSIL; this is encoded by the exons AACAGGAAGTGAAATATGTTTCTTCAGACGATGAGTGTAAACCGGGAGACACTCTGTGTG aGGTGCGTGTCTACGAGGTCGAGGTGATTGTGATCCCAGTGCTGCTGGTGGCCggcttcatcttcatcttcctcTTCATCCTGGTCATGAGGTTCTGCCCACCAACCTGCCAGCGCCCTCTGGGGGACAAGAAGAAGAGTGCCTTCCCTGGGATCACAg ccCCCATCTCACACCCCCCTCGGGAGAATGAGTACATCGCCCTGAGCGCTCAGCCTCCAGAGATCCCCCGAGAGCTCATCCCACGCGTGCTCGAGCCGCTCCCCGCCCAGCTGCCCCTGCTGTACCCGGGATTCTCACAGGAGGGCGCCAATGTCACTCTGCAACGAGGTCTCTTTGCTACCCCCTCCCAGCCAACAGGGAGCAGAGCAGTGATCGTGAGAGCCCTGAATG agtCGGCCAGCCCCGCTGAGGTTCTGGAGTTCCTGGGACGTGCTCGCTTTGAGGTAGAGCTGGGGAAACACCCCCACCTGGTGGAGACCTTGGGGGTGTGCAGCCAGGGAACTCCCCTTCTCATCATCACTGAGGAGCTGCGGCACAGGGACCTGCTGGGCTTCCTGTGGAGGTGCAGGAGG gaTGTGCTGCGGATGGATCAGGGCGTCCCCTGTGATCTCACAGAGAAGGGTGTGTTCAGAATTGCACGAGACGTGGCCAGTGGACTG GAGTATCTGCATGGGAAGCGCTATCTCCATGGTGATGTGGCGGCTCGCAGCGTGCTGATTGGAGAAGGGCTGACAGCGAAGCTGGGTGGATTGGGCACTGCCTACAGGACCCACAGCAATGGGGTGGTGCCTGCAGGAGAGGGGGTGTGGTTTAGAAAGTGGCACGCCCCCGAAAGACTGGCCAGGAGACCCACAACTCCCAGCAGTGACGT GTGGTCGTTTGGGATCATGCTGTATGAGATGGTGACTTTAG GCGATGCCCCGTTTCCTGAAATCCCCCCTGAAGAGCTTCTGCAGCAACTGCAGAGGGGCTACACATTGAAGAGACCTCCCAACTGCAAAACAGCGCT gTATAACATCATGAAAGCTTGTTGCCAGTGGAAAGCGTCAGACCGTCCCTCATTGGCTGAGCTTTCTCGCAGGCTTCAATCAGGAGAGAAGCATGGTGACGACAGGACGGTCCTTCGAGTGCCAGAGCCAATCAACATGATCCAATACCTGAGGGAGGCGGGCTTTCCCTTACCATCTGATTACTCCATCCTCTGA